A section of the Rummeliibacillus pycnus genome encodes:
- the lpdA gene encoding dihydrolipoyl dehydrogenase — protein sequence MAKNYDLVIVGGGPGGYVAAIRAAQLGLSTAIVEQSKLGGTCLHKGCIPSKALLRSAEVYRTTKEQAHAFGVDVQGISLNFEQAQNRKNGIVDQLHKGIQALMKKGKIDVYEGYGRILGPSIFSPMPGTISVEFEDHRENEMLIPQNVIIATGSRPRFLDGLTPDGNRILTSDDLMTLDELPQSMIIVGGGVIGIEWASMLHDFGVEVTVVEYSNAILPTEDEDIQKAMTKSFKKRGIKIVTNAHLISTSLQKLDSGIEISAEIDGEQQTFAAEKLLLSVGRQANTENIGLENTDIQVVRGFIEVNEHYQTKESHIYAIGDVIGGLQLAHVASHEGIHAVEHIAGFEPQNLELHKIARCIYGSPEIASIGLTEKQAKEQGIEIVVGKFPFAAIGKALVFGETEGFVKMIADQKTEDLIGVHIIGTHATELISEASLAMLVDATPWEIASHIHPHPSLSEVIGEAALAVEGKAIHQ from the coding sequence ATGGCTAAGAATTATGACCTTGTCATAGTAGGTGGCGGTCCAGGAGGATATGTCGCTGCTATTAGAGCTGCACAATTAGGCCTCTCTACTGCCATTGTGGAACAAAGTAAACTAGGAGGTACTTGTTTACATAAAGGTTGTATACCGAGTAAAGCATTATTACGCAGTGCTGAAGTTTATCGGACAACAAAAGAGCAAGCTCATGCATTCGGTGTTGATGTGCAAGGTATTTCATTAAACTTCGAACAGGCACAAAACCGTAAAAATGGCATTGTTGATCAATTGCATAAAGGAATTCAAGCTCTGATGAAAAAGGGGAAAATTGATGTTTATGAAGGATACGGAAGAATACTAGGTCCATCCATCTTTTCACCAATGCCCGGTACTATTTCAGTTGAGTTTGAAGACCATCGAGAAAATGAAATGTTAATCCCTCAAAATGTAATTATAGCTACTGGTTCTAGACCTAGATTTTTAGATGGATTGACACCTGATGGCAATAGAATTTTAACATCAGATGATTTAATGACACTGGATGAATTGCCACAATCAATGATTATTGTTGGTGGTGGTGTCATTGGAATTGAATGGGCATCGATGCTACATGATTTTGGTGTAGAAGTAACTGTTGTGGAATATTCGAATGCTATTTTACCGACTGAGGATGAAGATATTCAAAAAGCAATGACGAAATCATTCAAAAAACGCGGTATTAAAATTGTGACAAATGCTCACCTAATTTCAACTTCCCTACAAAAGTTAGATAGTGGAATTGAAATTTCAGCTGAAATAGATGGCGAGCAACAAACTTTTGCAGCCGAAAAACTATTACTATCTGTTGGAAGACAGGCGAATACAGAAAATATCGGATTGGAAAATACTGATATTCAAGTGGTTCGAGGTTTTATCGAAGTAAATGAGCATTACCAAACAAAAGAATCACATATCTATGCAATTGGTGATGTGATCGGTGGCTTACAACTAGCACATGTAGCATCACATGAAGGGATTCATGCAGTTGAACATATTGCAGGCTTTGAACCACAAAATTTAGAGCTTCATAAAATTGCTCGCTGTATCTATGGTAGCCCTGAGATTGCTAGTATTGGTTTAACGGAAAAACAAGCAAAAGAACAAGGAATCGAAATAGTAGTAGGGAAATTCCCATTTGCTGCAATCGGCAAAGCCCTTGTTTTCGGTGAAACAGAAGGTTTTGTCAAAATGATTGCAGATCAAAAAACGGAAGACCTTATTGGTGTGCATATTATTGGTACGCATGCCACAGAACTCATTTCTGAAGCTAGTCTTGCAATGCTAGTAGATGCGACACCTTGGGAGATTGCTTCCCATATTCACCCACATCCGTCTTTATCAGAAGTAATTGGAGAAGCAGCTCTAGCTGTTGAAGGAAAAGCGATTCATCAGTAA
- a CDS encoding thiamine pyrophosphate-dependent dehydrogenase E1 component subunit alpha — MTENRHATLGLSDEVVLEMYRTMLLARRLDERMWLLNRAGKIPFVISCQGQEAAQVGAAFALNREQDYIAPYYRDMGVVLHFGMTAKELMLSAFAKAEDPNSGGRQMPGHFGQRKNHILTGSSPVTTQVPHAVGVALAGKMQKKDFVTFVTLGEGSSNQGDFHEGANFAGVHKLPVIIMVENNRYAISVPLNKQIACEKISDRAIGYGMPGVTVDGNDPIEVYKVVKEAADRARAGEGPSLIESVCYRLTAHSSDDDQRQYRTEEDLAEGRAHDPLLRFSTYLKELNILTAEIEEKLQEEIMAEIDEATEYAEQAPYAAPEYALKHVYAEQEEV, encoded by the coding sequence ATGACTGAAAATAGACACGCTACATTAGGTTTATCAGATGAAGTTGTACTTGAAATGTATAGAACAATGCTATTAGCACGTCGATTAGATGAAAGAATGTGGCTTCTTAATCGTGCAGGTAAAATCCCATTTGTGATTTCTTGCCAAGGCCAAGAAGCTGCTCAAGTAGGTGCAGCTTTTGCACTAAATCGTGAACAAGATTATATCGCACCTTATTACAGAGATATGGGTGTAGTATTACACTTTGGAATGACTGCCAAAGAATTAATGTTATCTGCTTTTGCAAAAGCAGAAGACCCAAACTCTGGTGGTAGACAAATGCCAGGACATTTTGGTCAAAGGAAAAACCATATATTAACAGGTTCTTCGCCAGTTACGACACAAGTACCACATGCTGTAGGTGTGGCGCTTGCGGGCAAGATGCAAAAGAAAGATTTTGTAACCTTTGTAACGCTTGGCGAGGGATCTTCTAACCAAGGAGATTTCCATGAAGGTGCCAATTTTGCTGGTGTTCATAAATTGCCAGTAATCATTATGGTCGAAAATAACCGTTATGCTATTTCTGTTCCATTAAACAAACAAATTGCATGTGAGAAAATATCAGATCGTGCAATTGGCTATGGAATGCCTGGAGTAACAGTAGATGGTAATGATCCAATAGAAGTATACAAAGTTGTAAAAGAAGCTGCAGATCGTGCAAGAGCCGGTGAAGGCCCAAGTTTGATTGAATCTGTTTGCTATCGTTTAACGGCTCATTCTTCAGATGATGACCAACGTCAGTACCGTACGGAAGAGGATTTGGCAGAAGGAAGAGCGCATGACCCGCTATTAAGATTTTCAACGTATTTAAAAGAGCTAAATATCTTAACAGCTGAAATTGAAGAAAAACTACAAGAAGAAATTATGGCAGAAATTGATGAAGCAACTGAATATGCAGAACAAGCTCCATATGCTGCACCTGAATATGCACTCAAACATGTCTATGCAGAACAAGAGGAGGTGTAA
- a CDS encoding alpha-ketoacid dehydrogenase subunit beta: MAILSYIDAITLAMKEEMERDENVFVLGEDVGRKGGVFKATQGLYEQFGEERVIDTPLAESAIVGVGIGAAMYGLRPIAEMQFADFIMPAINQIISEAARIRYRSNNDWNCPMVIRAPFGGGVHGALYHSQSVEAIFANQPGLKIVIPSTPYDAKGLLKAAIRDDDPVLFFEHKRAYRLIKGEVPDTDYTIEIGKADVKREGDDITVITYGLGVHFALQAAERLEKDGISAHILDLRTIYPLDQEAIIEAAKKTGKVLLVTEDNKEGSVMSEVSAIIAEHALFDLDAPIKRLAGPDIPAMPYAPTMEKFFMINPEKVEQAMRELAEF, encoded by the coding sequence ATGGCTATTTTATCTTATATCGATGCGATTACATTAGCGATGAAAGAAGAAATGGAAAGAGATGAAAATGTCTTTGTTCTAGGTGAGGACGTTGGACGTAAGGGGGGCGTTTTCAAAGCAACCCAAGGTTTATACGAGCAATTCGGAGAAGAAAGAGTCATTGATACACCTTTAGCTGAATCGGCTATTGTAGGTGTTGGAATTGGTGCTGCTATGTATGGTTTGCGACCAATTGCTGAAATGCAATTTGCAGATTTTATCATGCCTGCAATTAACCAAATTATTTCTGAAGCTGCTAGAATCCGTTATCGTTCAAATAATGACTGGAATTGTCCGATGGTTATCAGAGCACCTTTTGGTGGTGGTGTACACGGGGCGCTCTATCATTCTCAATCAGTTGAGGCAATATTTGCAAACCAACCCGGTTTGAAAATAGTGATTCCATCTACACCTTATGATGCAAAAGGATTGTTAAAAGCGGCTATCCGTGATGATGATCCGGTACTATTTTTTGAACATAAAAGGGCCTATCGTTTGATTAAAGGAGAAGTTCCGGATACAGATTACACAATCGAAATCGGGAAAGCAGATGTTAAACGTGAAGGTGATGATATTACTGTCATTACGTATGGTTTAGGCGTACATTTTGCATTACAAGCTGCAGAACGTCTTGAAAAAGATGGCATCTCTGCACATATTTTAGATTTACGTACCATCTATCCACTTGATCAAGAAGCGATTATTGAAGCTGCGAAAAAAACAGGAAAAGTTTTACTTGTTACGGAAGATAACAAAGAAGGTAGCGTTATGAGCGAAGTTTCTGCGATTATTGCTGAGCATGCTCTATTTGATCTAGACGCACCGATCAAACGCCTTGCAGGTCCAGATATACCAGCGATGCCATATGCACCAACAATGGAAAAATTCTTCATGATTAATCCTGAAAAAGTTGAGCAAGCAATGCGTGAATTAGCAGAATTTTAG
- a CDS encoding dihydrolipoamide acetyltransferase family protein translates to MATQNITMPQLGESVTEGTIDKWLIKPGDRVKKYDTLAEVQTDKVTAELPSSFTGIIGELIAKEGDTIEVGEVVCTIEIEETTPSTNKAPEKAATNSSVEQVKSTDQSMKTRYSPAVVRLASEHQIDLTQVKGSGASGRITRKDIQKMIEAGAIPKVTPQIDEKPAVEIKQQPVTEVKQAKEYTSLSSGDIEIPVSGVRKAIAKNMLTSTQEIPHAWMMMEVDVTDLVNYRDSIKDEFKKKEGYSLTYFAFFVKAVSQALKEFPMMNSQWQGDKIIQKKEINLSIAVATDDALFVPVIHNADDKSIKGIAKEIHELASKVRSGKLKSEDMQGGTFTVNNTGSFGSVQSMGIINYPQAAILQIESIVKRPVIMNGGMFAARDMVNICLSIDHRILDGLISGKFLGRVKEILENISKDNTSIY, encoded by the coding sequence ATGGCAACTCAAAACATCACAATGCCACAGTTAGGGGAAAGTGTAACAGAAGGAACAATTGATAAATGGCTGATTAAGCCAGGAGATCGTGTTAAAAAGTATGATACTTTAGCAGAAGTTCAAACAGATAAAGTAACGGCAGAACTTCCTTCGTCTTTCACTGGAATTATAGGAGAACTGATTGCAAAAGAAGGGGATACGATTGAAGTTGGTGAAGTTGTTTGTACGATAGAAATTGAAGAAACAACTCCTTCAACCAATAAGGCCCCTGAAAAAGCTGCAACTAATAGTTCTGTAGAACAAGTAAAATCAACAGATCAATCGATGAAAACAAGATATTCTCCAGCGGTTGTTCGTTTAGCCTCAGAGCATCAAATTGATTTAACGCAAGTCAAAGGAAGTGGTGCTTCTGGGCGGATTACAAGAAAAGATATTCAAAAGATGATAGAAGCAGGAGCTATTCCAAAGGTTACTCCACAAATAGATGAAAAACCTGCAGTGGAAATCAAACAACAACCAGTGACTGAAGTGAAACAGGCAAAAGAATATACGTCATTAAGTTCAGGTGATATTGAAATTCCAGTATCAGGCGTACGCAAAGCTATTGCCAAAAATATGCTGACAAGTACACAAGAAATACCTCATGCATGGATGATGATGGAAGTGGATGTTACTGATTTAGTAAACTATCGCGATTCCATCAAAGACGAATTTAAAAAGAAAGAAGGCTACAGCCTTACTTACTTTGCTTTCTTTGTCAAAGCTGTTTCACAAGCCTTAAAAGAATTCCCAATGATGAATTCGCAATGGCAAGGCGACAAAATTATCCAGAAAAAAGAGATAAACTTGTCTATAGCTGTTGCAACTGATGATGCTCTATTTGTTCCAGTAATTCATAATGCTGATGATAAATCTATTAAAGGAATTGCTAAAGAAATTCATGAATTAGCATCAAAAGTTAGAAGTGGCAAATTGAAATCAGAAGATATGCAGGGCGGGACATTCACTGTCAATAACACAGGTTCGTTTGGTTCAGTTCAATCAATGGGTATTATCAATTACCCACAAGCAGCCATTTTACAAATTGAATCGATTGTTAAACGACCTGTTATTATGAACGGTGGAATGTTCGCTGCACGAGATATGGTAAATATTTGTTTATCAATTGATCATAGAATTTTAGATGGATTGATTAGCGGGAAATTTCTCGGTCGCGTGAAAGAAATTCTCGAAAATATCTCAAAAGACAATACTTCTATTTATTAA
- a CDS encoding methylmalonyl-CoA mutase family protein encodes MTNMKEVEFTKPSYDEWKEASIKALKGKPFESLFTKTIEGIIQEPLYTAESLLAKVDGKLEEQVSTIRAMQTEGTFGVAQEAFADSIEELISQAEESIERGNQYITVGKVNFEWTERALKQLAALLEKHPFAIHVMDPAVINVFDYIENREVSGYILSNETQTIPDFPNVRKLNAYIQDAHYQGANAVQELAIALAKASELASDKDFAEFEKQFFVSFSIDTKFFMEIAKLRAFRVLWKAFALGYGVENPQPVKIFTETSLRSFSKLDVYVNLLRAGNEAFSAVLGGADVVTVHPHDVLTKPTNQSIRIARNVSLVIKEESHVTKVLDPAGGSYYIESLTHDLAKEAWAKFVEIEEAGGYSAYVASGNLQKELKEMMAKRIQDVERRKTVLVGTNDFANAKEEVPTESFYEVNRIAKPFEDLRQEFKKSPVQVAILTYGIFKKIKPRTDFVKGVFATAGITAEVTEPFTDIEKAKEWLANTTADYVVFSAIDEDTEAVILELLAAKPEHVILDAAGKFDEEWESQGLNGFVYAGQNIIEKLQGIQDTLKEVQR; translated from the coding sequence ATGACAAACATGAAAGAAGTAGAATTCACTAAGCCTTCTTATGATGAATGGAAAGAGGCATCGATTAAGGCATTAAAAGGGAAACCTTTTGAATCATTATTCACAAAAACAATTGAAGGGATTATACAAGAACCTTTATATACTGCAGAAAGCCTATTAGCAAAAGTTGATGGTAAATTAGAGGAACAAGTATCTACTATTCGAGCGATGCAAACGGAAGGTACATTTGGTGTTGCACAAGAAGCATTTGCAGATTCTATCGAAGAATTGATCTCACAAGCTGAAGAGTCTATAGAACGTGGCAACCAATATATTACAGTTGGTAAAGTCAACTTTGAATGGACTGAGCGTGCACTCAAACAATTAGCTGCATTACTTGAAAAACACCCATTCGCGATTCATGTCATGGATCCAGCAGTCATCAATGTATTTGATTATATAGAAAATAGAGAAGTTTCAGGTTATATTCTTTCAAATGAAACACAGACTATTCCTGATTTTCCGAATGTTCGAAAGTTAAACGCTTACATTCAAGATGCACATTATCAAGGTGCAAATGCTGTTCAAGAATTGGCGATTGCACTAGCAAAAGCTAGTGAATTAGCAAGTGATAAAGACTTCGCAGAATTTGAAAAACAATTCTTCGTATCATTCTCAATAGATACAAAATTCTTTATGGAAATTGCAAAACTTCGTGCATTTAGAGTGTTGTGGAAAGCATTTGCTTTAGGCTATGGTGTGGAAAATCCTCAACCTGTCAAAATCTTTACAGAAACATCTTTGCGTAGTTTTTCAAAATTAGATGTGTATGTAAATCTTTTACGTGCTGGCAATGAAGCTTTCTCTGCTGTTTTAGGTGGAGCGGACGTGGTGACAGTACATCCTCATGATGTACTAACTAAACCTACGAACCAATCAATTCGAATTGCACGAAATGTTTCTTTAGTCATTAAAGAAGAATCTCATGTCACAAAAGTATTGGATCCAGCTGGTGGTTCATATTACATCGAATCATTAACACATGACCTTGCGAAGGAAGCTTGGGCGAAATTTGTCGAAATTGAAGAGGCTGGCGGATATAGTGCTTATGTTGCGTCTGGTAATCTTCAAAAAGAACTTAAAGAAATGATGGCAAAACGTATCCAAGACGTAGAGCGTCGTAAAACCGTTTTAGTTGGTACAAATGATTTTGCAAATGCGAAAGAAGAAGTACCTACAGAATCATTCTATGAAGTAAATCGAATTGCAAAACCATTCGAAGATCTTCGACAAGAATTCAAAAAGTCACCAGTTCAAGTTGCCATTTTAACATATGGTATTTTCAAAAAGATTAAACCACGTACAGACTTTGTAAAAGGTGTATTTGCAACTGCAGGTATTACTGCTGAAGTAACAGAGCCATTTACAGATATCGAAAAAGCAAAAGAATGGTTAGCAAATACTACAGCTGATTATGTAGTATTTAGCGCAATCGATGAAGATACAGAAGCAGTTATCCTAGAATTACTCGCTGCAAAACCTGAACATGTAATCCTTGATGCAGCTGGTAAGTTTGATGAAGAGTGGGAAAGCCAAGGATTAAATGGTTTTGTCTATGCTGGTCAAAATATTATTGAGAAATTACAAGGCATCCAAGATACCTTGAAGGAGGTTCAACGATGA
- the scpA gene encoding methylmalonyl-CoA mutase, whose translation MSKPNFAEISIEDVLKQEQVATSTETFHTNENIEVKNVYTKEDYKGLKHLNDVAGIAPNTRGPYPTMYVGRPWTIRQYAGFSTAEESNAFYRRNLAMGQKGLSVAFDLATHRGYDSDHPRVTGDVGKAGVAIDSVEDTKILFDGIPLDQMSVSMTMNGAVLPVLAFYIVTAEEQGVTPDKLSGTIQNDILKEYMVRNTYIYPPEMSMKIIADIFEYTSKFMPKFNSISISGYHIQEAGATNDIELAYTLADGLEYVRTGLKAGIEIDKFAPRLSFFWAIGMNYYMEIAKMRAARRIWAQMMSTFNPANPKTLALRTHSQTSGWSLTEQDPFNNVTRTLVEANAATMGHTQSLHTNALDEAIALPTDFSARIARNTQLFLQNETGMTKTIDPWGGSYYVEKLTDELTESAWKLIEEIEDLGGMAKAIETGLPKMKVEEAAAKRQAKIDSKAETIIGVNKYRLTEEEPIEILDIDNTLVRQSQIDRINKMKAERDDAEVKRHLARLTKAAETGEENLLAVAVDAARARATLGEISDAIEVVSGRHKAVIRSISGVYATNYSDEDAIKEIKQMTDEFLENEGRRPRILVAKMGQDGHDRGAKVVATAYADFGFDVDISPLFMTPEETAQMAVENDVHVVGVSSLAAGHKTLVPELVAELKKLGREDIIVIVGGVIPAQDYDFLYENGAAAIFGPGTVLPIASQKMLEIIYKNLGYEEA comes from the coding sequence ATGAGCAAGCCAAACTTTGCAGAGATTTCAATAGAAGATGTATTAAAACAAGAACAAGTAGCTACTTCAACTGAAACATTCCATACAAATGAGAACATTGAAGTGAAAAACGTTTATACAAAAGAAGATTACAAAGGCCTAAAACATCTAAATGATGTAGCTGGTATTGCTCCAAATACGCGTGGACCTTATCCAACAATGTATGTAGGTCGTCCTTGGACAATCCGTCAATATGCAGGTTTCTCAACAGCTGAGGAATCCAATGCATTCTATCGTCGAAACCTTGCAATGGGCCAAAAAGGTTTATCTGTTGCATTTGACCTTGCAACACACCGTGGTTATGATTCTGACCATCCTCGTGTAACAGGAGATGTTGGTAAAGCCGGTGTGGCAATTGACTCAGTAGAAGATACGAAAATTCTATTCGATGGTATTCCACTCGATCAAATGTCTGTATCCATGACAATGAATGGTGCGGTTCTACCAGTACTTGCATTCTATATTGTGACAGCAGAAGAACAAGGCGTGACACCTGATAAATTATCAGGTACAATCCAAAACGATATTTTAAAAGAATATATGGTTCGTAACACTTATATTTATCCACCAGAAATGTCGATGAAAATTATCGCTGATATTTTTGAATATACTTCAAAATTCATGCCGAAATTTAACTCAATTTCTATTTCCGGTTACCATATTCAAGAAGCAGGTGCAACAAATGATATCGAACTTGCCTATACATTAGCAGATGGTCTTGAATACGTTCGTACAGGATTAAAAGCTGGTATTGAAATCGATAAATTTGCTCCACGTTTATCATTCTTCTGGGCAATTGGTATGAACTACTATATGGAAATTGCAAAAATGCGTGCTGCTCGTCGAATTTGGGCACAAATGATGTCTACATTTAACCCAGCAAATCCAAAAACATTAGCATTACGTACACACTCACAAACTTCTGGATGGTCTTTAACCGAACAAGATCCATTTAATAATGTGACTCGTACATTAGTCGAAGCAAACGCAGCAACTATGGGACATACACAATCCCTTCATACGAATGCACTTGATGAAGCGATTGCACTTCCAACTGATTTCTCTGCTCGTATTGCACGTAATACGCAATTATTCTTACAAAACGAAACAGGTATGACCAAAACCATCGATCCATGGGGTGGTTCATACTATGTTGAAAAACTAACAGATGAATTAACTGAATCTGCTTGGAAATTAATCGAAGAAATCGAAGATCTAGGCGGTATGGCTAAAGCCATTGAAACAGGACTTCCAAAAATGAAAGTCGAAGAAGCTGCTGCAAAACGCCAAGCAAAAATTGACTCAAAAGCAGAAACAATTATCGGTGTAAACAAATATCGTCTAACAGAAGAAGAACCAATCGAAATTTTAGATATCGATAATACATTAGTACGTCAATCTCAAATTGACCGTATTAACAAAATGAAAGCAGAGCGAGACGACGCTGAAGTGAAACGTCACCTAGCTCGTCTAACAAAAGCAGCTGAAACAGGTGAAGAAAACTTACTTGCTGTTGCTGTTGATGCAGCTCGAGCACGTGCAACTCTTGGTGAAATTTCAGATGCGATTGAAGTAGTATCTGGACGTCATAAAGCGGTTATTCGCTCAATTAGTGGGGTGTACGCTACGAATTATTCAGATGAAGATGCGATTAAAGAAATTAAACAAATGACAGATGAGTTCTTAGAAAACGAAGGTCGTCGTCCACGTATTCTTGTCGCTAAAATGGGTCAAGATGGTCATGACCGTGGAGCTAAGGTTGTAGCGACTGCATACGCTGACTTTGGCTTTGACGTCGATATCTCACCATTATTTATGACACCTGAAGAAACAGCTCAAATGGCTGTCGAAAATGATGTTCACGTAGTTGGGGTATCTTCACTTGCTGCAGGTCACAAAACATTAGTTCCTGAACTTGTTGCAGAACTGAAAAAATTAGGTCGTGAAGATATTATCGTTATTGTTGGTGGGGTAATTCCAGCGCAAGATTATGATTTCTTATATGAAAATGGTGCAGCAGCAATCTTTGGACCTGGTACTGTATTGCCAATTGCATCACAAAAAATGCTTGAAATCATTTACAAAAATTTAGGCTACGAGGAAGCTTAA
- the meaB gene encoding methylmalonyl Co-A mutase-associated GTPase MeaB, whose amino-acid sequence MTDKESALFVQPGVKAIHDGMEPTKRKKFVKKKKEKQDLDTLAKEVREGSRLHLAKAITLLESSNIEDKVEGQELLKKLLPYTGNSIRIGITGVPGAGKSTFIETFGKMLCSQGHKVAVLAIDPSSTVTGGSILGDKTRMEELSREKNAFIRPSPSAGTLGGVHKKTRETMLLCEAAGYDIILIETVGVGQSETIVRGMVDFFLLLVLTGAGDELQGMKKGIMELADTIVVHKADGDNVRNAKKTVAEYKQILHLLQPATPGWTTRSMPVSSYENKGLDNVLETILEFRKQGLENGVWDSRRSKQTTDWFQSMIHDHLIDSFYGNPERKNLVQTLEQQILHGQLTVAQGVEQLFPKEAE is encoded by the coding sequence ATGACTGATAAAGAATCAGCGCTTTTTGTACAACCAGGTGTTAAAGCGATTCACGATGGTATGGAACCAACAAAGCGAAAAAAGTTTGTCAAGAAAAAGAAAGAAAAGCAGGACTTAGATACACTAGCGAAAGAAGTGAGAGAAGGCTCTCGTCTCCATCTGGCAAAAGCTATTACACTTCTGGAAAGCTCAAATATTGAAGATAAAGTGGAGGGGCAGGAGTTATTAAAAAAACTCCTCCCATATACAGGTAATTCTATACGAATTGGAATTACTGGCGTACCTGGAGCAGGGAAGAGTACATTTATCGAAACCTTTGGGAAAATGTTATGTAGTCAAGGTCACAAAGTAGCAGTATTAGCCATTGATCCAAGTTCTACCGTTACGGGTGGTAGTATTTTAGGGGATAAAACAAGAATGGAAGAACTATCTCGTGAGAAGAATGCTTTCATCCGTCCATCTCCTTCTGCCGGAACACTTGGTGGCGTTCATAAAAAAACGCGTGAAACCATGCTTTTATGTGAAGCAGCTGGTTACGATATCATTTTGATTGAAACAGTTGGTGTTGGTCAAAGTGAAACAATTGTACGTGGAATGGTTGATTTCTTCTTGTTACTTGTTCTAACAGGTGCTGGTGACGAGCTGCAAGGCATGAAAAAAGGGATCATGGAACTTGCCGATACAATCGTCGTGCATAAAGCAGATGGCGATAATGTCCGCAATGCCAAAAAAACAGTTGCAGAATACAAACAAATTCTGCACCTATTACAACCAGCAACACCAGGCTGGACAACACGTTCCATGCCTGTCTCTTCGTACGAAAATAAAGGATTAGACAACGTGCTCGAAACAATTTTAGAATTCCGAAAACAGGGTCTTGAAAATGGGGTCTGGGATAGTCGAAGAAGCAAACAAACAACCGACTGGTTCCAATCAATGATTCACGATCATCTTATCGATTCCTTCTACGGAAATCCCGAAAGAAAGAATCTTGTACAAACCTTAGAACAACAAATACTACATGGACAATTAACTGTTGCACAAGGTGTAGAGCAGTTATTTCCTAAAGAGGCTGAGTGA
- a CDS encoding DMT family transporter, which yields MKNTYIIGVILALGAALLNGTVGILSKGLFSSNLTPSAVSFYKCFIAFIVLTIFALFNLKMRKTILSLFKKIPYMALCSFLGIFVLYFFETTAYKFDTVPLVVFILLGTSVLTTFIFSTFLLNEKKNRFNYIGLVLLIVGLCVMEFSTGISGNISIGAIFAAIAGVGYGLFLVFTKKFSLDGGLSLIWYFLLFGIIYLFVPFYQEGLTVPELNTIPSLISLAILPTIGGFYCTTKALTYLEATKVQVLELTEPLFATLFAFVFLAELIQGVELVGAFLILIAIYVSEYQPKEKITKNEVNI from the coding sequence ATGAAAAATACATATATTATAGGAGTTATACTAGCATTGGGTGCAGCATTACTAAATGGTACTGTCGGTATATTAAGTAAAGGCTTGTTTTCTAGTAATTTGACCCCATCTGCAGTCTCTTTTTACAAATGTTTCATTGCATTTATTGTGTTAACTATTTTTGCTTTATTTAATTTAAAAATGCGAAAAACAATTTTAAGTCTTTTTAAAAAGATTCCTTATATGGCATTATGTTCTTTCTTAGGTATCTTTGTATTATACTTTTTTGAAACGACAGCTTATAAATTTGATACAGTTCCTCTTGTTGTATTTATATTGCTAGGGACTTCTGTTTTGACAACTTTTATATTTAGTACTTTTTTATTGAATGAAAAAAAGAACCGATTTAATTATATTGGGCTTGTTTTGTTAATTGTTGGTTTATGTGTTATGGAATTTTCAACAGGGATTTCAGGAAATATTTCAATAGGTGCTATATTTGCAGCAATTGCAGGCGTTGGATATGGGTTATTTCTAGTATTTACGAAAAAGTTTTCTCTAGATGGGGGACTATCATTAATTTGGTACTTCTTGTTATTTGGAATCATTTATTTATTTGTTCCATTTTATCAAGAAGGATTAACTGTTCCAGAATTAAATACAATACCTTCTCTAATCTCTTTAGCTATTTTACCAACTATAGGAGGGTTTTATTGCACAACAAAAGCACTAACTTATTTAGAAGCGACTAAAGTACAAGTGTTAGAACTAACAGAGCCATTATTCGCAACGTTATTTGCATTTGTATTCCTAGCCGAATTAATACAAGGGGTAGAGCTAGTAGGCGCCTTCTTAATTCTAATCGCGATTTATGTTTCAGAATATCAACCGAAAGAAAAAATTACAAAAAACGAAGTTAACATATAA